In the genome of Bacillus carboniphilus, one region contains:
- the folP gene encoding dihydropteroate synthase — protein sequence MNSVIQCGKYKLDFTNKTLIMGIVNVTPDSFSDGGQYNSISGAVEHAERLVAEGADILDIGGESTRPGHEPVSVQEELDRVIPVIKALSKRVSVPISIDTYKAEVAKRAIEAGATIINDIWGAKAEPEIAKVAKEFQVPIILMHNRPNRDYLNFMEDAIKDLQDSIEMALSAGVPKGQIILDPGIGFAKDFAENIEMMQNLDRLVELGFPVLLATSRKRMIGHILDLPVDERMEGTGASVCYGIQKGCQLVRVHDVKEIKRMVDVMDVLCGKRKMDG from the coding sequence ATGAATTCAGTCATACAATGTGGAAAATACAAATTAGATTTTACAAATAAAACATTGATTATGGGGATTGTTAATGTAACGCCCGACTCATTTTCAGATGGGGGTCAATATAATTCAATTTCAGGGGCAGTTGAACATGCAGAAAGGTTGGTAGCTGAAGGTGCTGATATTTTAGATATTGGCGGAGAGTCTACTCGCCCTGGACACGAACCAGTCTCCGTACAGGAGGAACTTGACCGGGTTATTCCGGTAATAAAGGCCTTGTCGAAACGAGTTTCCGTACCCATTTCAATTGATACCTATAAAGCGGAAGTTGCGAAACGAGCAATTGAAGCGGGTGCTACTATCATAAATGATATATGGGGTGCAAAGGCTGAACCAGAAATCGCCAAGGTAGCGAAGGAATTTCAAGTGCCTATAATCCTGATGCATAATCGACCTAATCGGGACTATCTAAATTTTATGGAAGATGCAATAAAGGATTTGCAAGATAGTATTGAAATGGCATTAAGTGCTGGGGTTCCTAAGGGGCAAATTATATTGGATCCAGGTATTGGATTTGCGAAGGACTTTGCTGAAAATATAGAGATGATGCAAAATCTCGATCGTCTAGTCGAACTTGGGTTTCCTGTTCTCCTAGCGACTTCGAGAAAAAGAATGATTGGACACATACTTGATCTTCCTGTTGATGAGAGAATGGAAGGGACAGGAGCGAGTGTGTGTTATGGGATTCAAAAAGGTTGTCAGCTTGTTCGTGTACATGATGTAAAAGAAATAAAAAGAATGGTAGATGTTATGGACGTTCTTTGCGGAAAGAGGAAGATGGATGGATAA
- a CDS encoding type III pantothenate kinase, translating into MIFVLDVGNTNIVLGVYEKEELKYHWRAETNRHKTEDEYAMLVKGLFEHAGLSFSDIDGIIISSVVPPIMFSLERMCIKYFDIQPLVVGPGVKTGLNIKYDNPKEVGADRIVNAVAGIYDYGSPLIIVDFGTATTYCYIDEHKQYIGGAIAPGIGISTEALYSKAAKLPRIEIARPDQIIGKNTVSAMQSGILFGYVGQVEGIVTRMKNQSNVKPTVIATGGLAELISKECDVIDVVEPFLTLKGLRLIYERNKESINHK; encoded by the coding sequence ATGATCTTTGTCTTGGATGTTGGAAATACAAATATCGTTTTAGGTGTATATGAAAAGGAAGAATTAAAATATCATTGGAGAGCGGAAACGAATCGTCACAAAACAGAGGACGAATACGCAATGCTGGTGAAAGGTCTTTTTGAGCACGCAGGACTTTCTTTTTCCGATATTGATGGAATTATTATCTCTTCCGTTGTACCACCTATCATGTTTTCGCTAGAAAGAATGTGTATCAAGTATTTTGATATTCAACCATTAGTAGTGGGTCCTGGTGTGAAAACAGGTCTTAATATAAAGTACGATAACCCGAAAGAGGTTGGAGCTGACCGAATTGTAAATGCTGTCGCGGGAATTTATGATTATGGAAGTCCATTAATTATTGTCGACTTTGGAACGGCTACTACATATTGTTATATTGATGAACACAAACAATATATTGGAGGAGCCATTGCCCCAGGAATCGGTATTTCTACGGAAGCACTTTATTCAAAAGCGGCAAAACTTCCTAGGATAGAAATTGCTCGACCAGACCAAATAATTGGGAAGAATACGGTGTCAGCAATGCAGTCTGGTATATTGTTCGGTTACGTAGGACAAGTTGAGGGAATTGTAACTCGAATGAAAAACCAAAGTAATGTAAAACCAACTGTGATCGCAACAGGTGGTTTAGCGGAGCTAATATCTAAAGAATGTGATGTTATAGATGTTGTAGAACCTTTCTTAACTTTAAAAGGATTACGTCTCATTTATGAGAGAAATAAGGAAAGTATAAATCATAAGTAA
- a CDS encoding peptidyl-prolyl cis-trans isomerase, which produces MSKSLHTFIIIALVITNCLTIAYFSNKSTSTTGSTLQQEETVAKIGDVSISREDWMVQLEERYGKDTLREMVNDRVVEQLAVQYGIEVNEDEVAREVSYFLSMYGMSHSDQFQEEEWKEEMKRIIVLEELLTKDVTIPEEEMERYYSDNQHLFTVPDTYHLSHIIVNTKEDAEQTIQELEDGSSFSVLAMEKSIDEFTAVQGGNLGFVSLEDHMIPSVYEEIVANMETETWSEPIQMDNEYAIVYLHEKIEGKSWSYEEVKEQIRRKIALDQMQTPISASEFWDELHVEWFYGEQSES; this is translated from the coding sequence TTGAGTAAATCATTACACACTTTTATTATCATTGCTCTAGTTATTACAAATTGCTTAACAATAGCTTATTTTTCTAATAAATCCACATCAACTACCGGCTCCACGCTTCAACAAGAAGAAACAGTAGCTAAAATTGGGGATGTTTCCATTTCTCGAGAAGATTGGATGGTTCAACTGGAAGAGCGTTATGGAAAAGATACTTTACGTGAGATGGTTAACGATAGAGTCGTTGAACAACTGGCTGTCCAGTATGGAATTGAAGTAAATGAAGACGAAGTAGCGAGAGAAGTTTCTTACTTTCTTTCCATGTACGGGATGTCTCATTCGGATCAATTTCAAGAAGAAGAGTGGAAAGAGGAAATGAAAAGAATTATTGTGTTAGAAGAGCTATTAACCAAAGATGTTACAATCCCGGAAGAGGAAATGGAGCGTTATTATAGCGATAACCAACACCTTTTTACTGTTCCTGACACTTATCATCTTTCTCACATCATTGTAAATACAAAAGAGGATGCAGAACAAACGATCCAAGAACTAGAGGATGGTTCCAGCTTTTCTGTTTTAGCAATGGAAAAATCAATTGATGAATTTACGGCGGTGCAAGGTGGCAATTTAGGGTTCGTTTCCTTGGAAGATCACATGATTCCTAGCGTTTATGAAGAAATCGTAGCCAATATGGAGACAGAAACATGGTCAGAACCTATCCAAATGGATAATGAGTATGCAATCGTATATCTTCATGAAAAAATTGAAGGTAAAAGCTGGAGTTATGAAGAGGTAAAAGAACAAATACGTAGAAAAATTGCCTTAGACCAAATGCAAACTCCTATTTCTGCCTCTGAGTTTTGGGACGAGTTACATGTTGAATGGTTCTACGGCGAACAAAGTGAGAGTTAA
- the folK gene encoding 2-amino-4-hydroxy-6-hydroxymethyldihydropteridine diphosphokinase, with amino-acid sequence MTNTAYISLGSNMGNRSENLQKAIHLLKGQDEIEVKRLSSIYETDPVGFEDQAAFLNMVVQIETSLSPQQLLEVILQTEQTLGRIRVFRWGPRIIDLDILLYNHENIETEQLIVPHPRMHERLFVLIPLLEIDEMLVHPAIGKGFKQILGEIPEDKGVRRWKQINGEDEFVHIES; translated from the coding sequence ATGACCAACACGGCATATATTTCGCTTGGTTCAAATATGGGAAATCGTTCTGAAAATTTACAAAAGGCGATACACCTTCTTAAAGGCCAAGATGAAATAGAGGTTAAAAGATTATCATCCATTTACGAAACAGACCCAGTTGGCTTTGAAGATCAGGCAGCATTTTTGAATATGGTTGTCCAAATAGAGACAAGCTTATCGCCTCAACAGTTGCTGGAAGTAATTTTACAAACCGAGCAGACACTTGGTAGGATCAGGGTATTTAGGTGGGGGCCAAGAATAATAGACCTTGACATTTTGCTCTATAATCACGAGAATATTGAAACAGAACAGTTAATTGTTCCGCATCCTCGTATGCATGAGCGGCTATTTGTGTTAATACCGCTTTTAGAAATAGATGAAATGTTAGTACATCCAGCTATAGGAAAAGGATTCAAACAAATCCTAGGCGAAATTCCGGAAGATAAAGGAGTTCGACGATGGAAGCAGATAAATGGGGAAGACGAATTCGTGCATATAGAAAGCTAA
- the hpt gene encoding hypoxanthine phosphoribosyltransferase, with the protein MMRQDIEKVLISEEELQKKIQELATQLTEDYNDRFPLAIGVLKGAMLFMGDLVKRIDTHLEMDFMDVSSYGNSTVSSGEVKILKDLDTSVEGRDVLIIEDIIDSGLTLSYLVELFRYRKAKSIKIVTLLDKPSGRKADITADYVGFIVPDEFVVGYGLDFAERYRNLPYIGVLKPEVYQNND; encoded by the coding sequence ATCATGAGACAAGATATTGAAAAAGTGTTAATTTCAGAAGAGGAATTGCAAAAAAAGATTCAAGAGTTAGCTACTCAACTTACTGAAGACTATAACGATCGCTTTCCATTAGCAATTGGTGTCCTCAAAGGGGCAATGCTCTTTATGGGTGATTTAGTAAAGCGCATTGACACCCACCTAGAAATGGACTTTATGGATGTTTCTAGCTATGGTAATTCAACGGTTTCATCAGGTGAAGTCAAAATATTGAAGGATTTAGATACCTCTGTAGAAGGAAGAGATGTTTTAATTATTGAAGACATCATCGATAGCGGGTTAACACTTAGTTACTTAGTGGAGTTATTCCGTTACAGAAAAGCCAAATCCATCAAAATTGTCACATTGCTTGATAAACCATCAGGAAGAAAAGCTGATATTACGGCAGATTATGTAGGTTTTATTGTTCCAGATGAGTTTGTAGTCGGATATGGCCTGGACTTTGCAGAAAGATACCGTAACCTGCCATATATCGGTGTTTTAAAACCAGAAGTATATCAAAATAATGATTAA
- the hslO gene encoding Hsp33 family molecular chaperone HslO, which translates to MSDYLIKALAFDGQVRAYAVTSTETISEAQKRHNTWPTASAALGRTMTATVMMGAMLKGGAKLTVKIEGKGPIGIIIADSNTKGDVRGYVTNPQTHIEERNEQGKLNVGAAVGTEGTLTVVKDLGLKDNFSGQVPLVSGELGDDFTYYFVTSEQTPSSVGVGVLVNPDNSIKASGGFIIQLLPNCEEQTISLIEDRLSKIPPVSTMIDNGLSPEEMLFELLGKENVKILESMPIQFTCTCSKERFANAIISLGKEEIRDMIEEDGEAEASCHFCNASYHYTKEELVELEKEAN; encoded by the coding sequence ATGAGTGATTATTTAATAAAAGCTCTAGCATTTGATGGACAAGTTCGTGCATATGCAGTAACTTCTACAGAAACAATTTCTGAGGCGCAAAAACGACATAACACATGGCCGACTGCATCTGCTGCGCTGGGCCGTACGATGACAGCTACTGTAATGATGGGGGCTATGTTAAAAGGTGGAGCTAAGTTAACTGTAAAAATTGAGGGTAAAGGCCCAATTGGTATTATTATCGCAGATAGTAACACCAAGGGGGATGTTAGAGGTTACGTTACGAACCCACAAACCCATATTGAAGAAAGAAATGAACAAGGTAAATTGAACGTAGGTGCTGCAGTAGGTACAGAGGGAACTCTTACGGTTGTAAAAGATTTAGGATTGAAGGACAACTTCTCTGGTCAAGTACCACTGGTTTCTGGTGAACTTGGAGATGACTTCACTTACTATTTTGTTACATCTGAACAGACTCCATCATCCGTCGGGGTTGGTGTACTAGTCAATCCAGATAATAGCATTAAAGCTAGTGGAGGTTTTATCATTCAACTATTACCAAACTGTGAAGAACAAACCATTTCACTTATTGAAGATAGATTGAGTAAAATTCCACCAGTTTCAACTATGATTGACAATGGGTTGTCTCCTGAGGAAATGCTATTTGAGTTATTAGGAAAGGAAAATGTAAAAATACTCGAAAGCATGCCCATCCAATTTACGTGTACTTGCTCAAAAGAACGATTTGCAAATGCAATCATAAGTTTAGGTAAAGAAGAAATACGAGATATGATTGAAGAAGATGGTGAAGCTGAAGCATCTTGTCACTTTTGTAATGCTTCTTACCATTATACAAAAGAAGAATTAGTAGAACTTGAAAAAGAAGCGAACTAG
- the cysK gene encoding cysteine synthase A, with product MAKIVNSITDLIGETPVVKLNRLVDDNSADVYVKLEYMNPGSSVKDRIALAMIEAAEEEGALKTGDTIIEPTSGNTGIGLAMVAAAKGYKTVLVMPETMSMERRNLLRAFGAELVLTPGPEGMKGAVQKAEELANEKGYFMPQQFENFANPEVHRRTTGKEIVEQMGDQLDAFIAGIGTGGTITGAGEVLKEAYPSIKVYAVEPKDSPILAGGKPGPHKIQGIGANFVPGILNTKIYDEIIHVGTEDAFEYARKAAKEEGILGGISSGGAIYAALKVAKELGKGKKVLAILPSNGERYLSTPLYQFEEE from the coding sequence ATGGCGAAGATTGTAAATTCAATTACTGATTTAATAGGTGAAACACCGGTTGTTAAGCTAAACAGACTTGTAGATGACAACAGTGCAGATGTTTATGTGAAATTAGAATATATGAACCCTGGTAGTAGTGTGAAAGACCGTATTGCATTAGCTATGATTGAGGCGGCAGAAGAAGAGGGTGCCCTAAAGACAGGCGACACCATTATTGAGCCAACAAGTGGAAATACAGGGATTGGTCTTGCTATGGTCGCAGCTGCAAAAGGATATAAAACGGTTTTAGTAATGCCTGAAACAATGAGTATGGAGCGCAGAAATCTTTTAAGAGCATTTGGAGCCGAACTAGTACTGACACCTGGACCAGAAGGAATGAAGGGTGCTGTTCAGAAGGCAGAAGAGTTGGCAAATGAAAAAGGATATTTCATGCCACAACAATTCGAGAACTTTGCAAATCCGGAAGTGCATCGACGCACTACAGGAAAAGAAATTGTTGAGCAAATGGGAGACCAACTGGATGCATTTATTGCTGGTATTGGAACTGGTGGAACGATTACAGGTGCAGGGGAAGTTTTAAAAGAAGCTTATCCTTCTATAAAGGTCTATGCAGTAGAACCCAAAGATTCACCAATTTTAGCTGGTGGTAAGCCAGGTCCGCACAAAATCCAAGGAATTGGAGCAAACTTTGTACCTGGGATTTTAAATACAAAGATCTATGATGAGATCATTCATGTGGGTACAGAGGATGCTTTTGAATACGCGAGAAAAGCAGCAAAAGAAGAAGGGATTCTAGGTGGGATTTCTTCCGGAGGCGCTATATACGCGGCTCTAAAAGTAGCTAAAGAACTAGGTAAAGGTAAAAAGGTATTGGCTATTCTACCAAGTAATGGAGAAAGATACCTTAGTACACCGCTTTATCAATTTGAAGAAGAATAA
- the dusB gene encoding tRNA dihydrouridine synthase DusB produces the protein MFKIGDIQLKNRVVLAPMAGVCNSPFRLTVKEFGAGLVCAEMVSDKGIVLKNEKTLNMLYIDEREKPMSLQIFGGEKETLVEAAKFVDKNSTADIIDINMGCPVPKITKCDAGAKWLLDPNKIYEMVSAVVDAVDKPVTVKMRMGWDEDHIYAVENARAIERAGGQAVSLHGRTRVQMYEGTANWDIIKEVKQSVNIPVIGNGDVNTPEDAKRMLDETGCDGVMIGRAALGNPWMIYRTVKYLESGELLGEPTVREKMDVCKLHLDRLIDLKGEHIAIREMRKHAAWYLKGIRGNAKVRSGVNNCESRAQLVTLLDEFTVEAEAKEAEQTEAV, from the coding sequence ATGTTTAAGATTGGTGATATCCAATTGAAAAATAGAGTTGTTTTAGCACCAATGGCTGGTGTGTGTAATTCACCATTCCGTCTAACTGTTAAGGAATTTGGTGCAGGACTTGTATGTGCTGAAATGGTCAGCGATAAAGGAATTGTGTTAAAAAACGAGAAAACATTGAATATGCTTTACATCGACGAGCGGGAAAAACCAATGAGTCTTCAAATCTTCGGTGGAGAAAAAGAAACATTAGTAGAAGCAGCAAAATTTGTTGATAAAAATTCAACTGCTGATATTATCGACATCAACATGGGTTGCCCAGTACCCAAAATCACAAAATGTGATGCTGGAGCAAAATGGCTGCTTGACCCTAATAAAATTTATGAAATGGTTTCAGCTGTAGTAGATGCTGTTGATAAACCGGTAACTGTTAAAATGAGAATGGGCTGGGATGAAGACCATATCTATGCGGTTGAAAACGCAAGAGCCATCGAAAGAGCGGGTGGCCAAGCTGTTTCTCTACACGGAAGAACTAGAGTCCAAATGTATGAAGGCACGGCAAATTGGGATATCATTAAAGAAGTAAAGCAATCTGTTAATATCCCGGTAATCGGAAATGGAGATGTAAATACTCCGGAAGATGCAAAACGCATGTTAGATGAAACAGGCTGTGATGGAGTTATGATTGGTCGTGCTGCGCTAGGGAACCCTTGGATGATCTATCGTACAGTTAAGTACTTAGAATCGGGTGAGCTATTAGGTGAGCCGACTGTACGTGAGAAAATGGATGTTTGTAAGTTACACCTGGATCGCCTGATTGACTTGAAGGGTGAACATATAGCTATTCGAGAAATGAGAAAACACGCAGCTTGGTATCTAAAAGGAATTCGTGGAAATGCCAAAGTAAGAAGTGGTGTTAACAACTGTGAGAGTCGTGCCCAATTAGTAACTCTTTTAGATGAGTTCACTGTAGAAGCTGAGGCAAAAGAGGCTGAACAAACAGAAGCGGTTTAA
- the folB gene encoding dihydroneopterin aldolase: protein MDKIYLNRMAFYGYHGVFSEETKLGQRFYVDLVLEVDLKKAGVTDDLNETVNYAEAYKLCQEIVEGTPYKLVEAVAENIAQGLLKKFQKVNACKVKVIKPDPPIPGHYDHVAVEITRER, encoded by the coding sequence ATGGATAAGATATACCTAAACCGAATGGCATTTTACGGATATCACGGCGTCTTTTCTGAAGAAACTAAGCTTGGACAAAGGTTCTATGTTGATTTGGTATTAGAGGTAGACTTGAAAAAAGCAGGAGTGACCGATGATTTAAATGAAACGGTTAATTATGCTGAAGCCTACAAACTATGTCAGGAAATCGTTGAAGGCACACCCTATAAATTAGTTGAAGCAGTTGCGGAAAATATTGCTCAAGGACTATTAAAGAAGTTCCAGAAGGTGAATGCTTGTAAGGTAAAGGTAATTAAGCCAGACCCTCCAATACCCGGTCACTATGACCATGTAGCAGTTGAAATTACGAGGGAACGATAA
- the lysS gene encoding lysine--tRNA ligase encodes MSHEELNDQLRVRREKMENLRENGQDPFGSRFDRTHLAQDLLNQYGELSKEDLDEKKIETTIAGRVMTKRGKGKAGFAHIQDLSGQIQIYVRQDAIGDEAYEVFNTVDLGDIIGITGTVFKTKVGELSVKASNFEFLTKALRPLPEKYHGLKDVEQRYRQRYLDLITNPESKNTFIMRSRIIQEMRRYLDSHGYLEVETPMMHAIAGGASAKPFITHHNALDMPLFMRIAIELHLKRLIVGGLEKVYEIGRVFRNEGVSTRHNPEFTMIELYEAYADYRDIMALTENVIAHIAKEVLGSTIVQYGEYEVDLTPEWKRLHMVDAIKEYTGVDFWKETSVEEARSLAKEHGVEIDSNMQYGHIVNEFFEQKVEDKLIQPTFIYGHPVEISPLAKKNEEDPRFTDRFELFIVGREHANAFTELNDPIDQRERFEAQLKEREQGNDEAHMMDDDFIEALEYGMPPTGGLGIGIDRLVMLLTNSPSIRDVLLFPLMRHR; translated from the coding sequence ATGAGTCATGAAGAACTCAATGACCAATTGAGAGTCCGTCGTGAAAAGATGGAAAACTTACGTGAAAACGGGCAGGACCCATTTGGTAGTCGTTTTGATCGTACGCATTTAGCACAAGATTTGTTAAATCAATATGGTGAGCTTTCGAAGGAAGACTTAGATGAGAAAAAAATTGAAACCACCATTGCTGGTCGTGTAATGACAAAGAGAGGTAAAGGGAAAGCCGGGTTTGCCCATATTCAAGATCTTTCAGGGCAAATTCAAATTTACGTTAGGCAAGATGCAATCGGTGATGAAGCTTATGAAGTATTTAACACAGTTGATTTAGGAGATATTATCGGAATTACTGGTACTGTGTTCAAAACAAAAGTAGGGGAACTTTCTGTTAAAGCATCAAACTTCGAATTTCTAACTAAAGCATTACGCCCTCTACCAGAAAAATATCATGGTTTAAAAGACGTAGAGCAACGTTATCGACAACGTTATCTTGACTTGATTACGAATCCTGAAAGCAAAAACACTTTCATAATGCGTAGTCGAATCATTCAAGAGATGAGAAGATACTTAGATAGCCACGGATACTTAGAGGTTGAAACGCCAATGATGCATGCAATTGCTGGTGGCGCTTCTGCAAAGCCATTTATCACGCATCACAATGCTTTAGATATGCCTCTTTTTATGAGAATTGCAATTGAATTACATCTTAAGAGACTAATTGTTGGTGGGTTGGAGAAAGTATACGAAATTGGCCGTGTATTCCGTAACGAGGGAGTGTCAACTAGACATAACCCCGAGTTTACTATGATTGAACTTTATGAGGCATATGCTGATTATCGTGATATTATGGCATTAACTGAAAATGTTATTGCTCACATTGCTAAGGAAGTACTTGGTTCTACTATCGTTCAGTATGGAGAGTATGAGGTGGATTTGACTCCAGAGTGGAAGAGGCTTCATATGGTAGATGCAATAAAAGAGTACACTGGTGTTGATTTCTGGAAGGAAACAAGTGTAGAAGAGGCTCGTAGTCTTGCGAAAGAACATGGTGTGGAAATAGATTCTAATATGCAATATGGTCATATTGTTAATGAGTTCTTCGAGCAAAAAGTTGAAGATAAGCTAATTCAACCAACATTCATCTATGGACACCCAGTAGAAATCTCCCCTTTAGCTAAGAAGAATGAGGAAGACCCAAGATTTACTGATCGTTTTGAGTTGTTTATTGTAGGTCGTGAACACGCGAATGCTTTTACAGAGTTAAATGACCCAATTGATCAAAGAGAACGATTCGAAGCGCAACTAAAAGAACGCGAGCAAGGAAATGATGAAGCTCACATGATGGATGATGACTTCATCGAGGCGTTAGAGTATGGTATGCCGCCAACAGGTGGTTTAGGAATTGGTATTGACCGCTTAGTAATGCTACTTACCAATTCTCCATCTATACGTGATGTCTTACTGTTCCCGTTAATGCGTCATCGTTAA
- a CDS encoding helix-turn-helix transcriptional regulator — MEADKWGRRIRAYRKLKGFTQEGLAKEIGISISLLGEVERGSREPSPQLIEQISSALKVSVEELNPNSND; from the coding sequence ATGGAAGCAGATAAATGGGGAAGACGAATTCGTGCATATAGAAAGCTAAAGGGCTTTACGCAAGAAGGTTTAGCTAAGGAAATTGGGATATCGATCTCCTTATTGGGGGAAGTTGAGCGGGGCAGTCGTGAGCCGTCTCCTCAGTTAATTGAACAAATTTCTTCAGCACTTAAAGTTTCGGTAGAGGAATTGAACCCTAACAGTAACGATTAG
- the ftsH gene encoding ATP-dependent zinc metalloprotease FtsH: protein MNRIFRNTIFYLLIFLVIIGVVSFFNNNNEPTKDIKYNEFIAYLENGEVTNFSIQPERGVFEVVGQLEGYTEEQHFVTYIPNDSTALDIVNRHAEKTDVEVMRAEEQSGWVSFFTTMIPFIIIFILFFFLLNQAQGGGSRVMNFGKSKAKLYNEEKKKVRFKDVAGADEEKAELVEVVDFLKDPRKFAEVGARIPKGILLVGPPGTGKTLLARAAAGEAGVPFFSISGSDFVEMFVGVGASRVRDLFENAKKNAPCIIFIDEIDAVGRQRGAGLGGGHDEREQTLNQLLVEMDGFGANEGIIIIAATNRPDILDPALLRPGRFDRQITVDRPDLKGREEVLKVHARNKPLDDSIDLKSIATRTPGFSGADLENLLNEAALVAARRDKKKIDMSDIDEATDRVIAGPAKKSRVISEKERKIVAFHEGGHTIIGIVLDEADVVHKVTIVPRGQAGGYAVMLPKEDRYFMTKPELLDKITGLLGGRVAEEIVFGEVSTGAHNDFQRATGIARRMVTEFGMSDKLGPLQFGQGQGGNVFLGRDFNNDQNYSDAIAYEIDLEIQRIIKECYERARKILTENRDKLDLVANTLLEVETLDAEQIKHLVDHGSLPDRSKPQDDVVVNINKKDDSTEEEKTSEDEENK from the coding sequence ATGAACCGGATCTTCCGTAACACCATCTTTTATTTACTAATATTTTTGGTCATTATTGGCGTTGTAAGCTTTTTTAATAATAACAATGAGCCAACCAAAGATATTAAATACAATGAATTTATTGCTTACTTAGAAAACGGTGAAGTTACTAATTTCTCTATTCAGCCTGAGCGCGGAGTTTTCGAGGTAGTTGGTCAGCTTGAAGGATATACTGAAGAGCAACATTTTGTTACATATATCCCAAATGACAGTACCGCTCTTGATATCGTTAACCGACATGCAGAAAAGACTGACGTAGAGGTAATGAGAGCAGAAGAGCAAAGTGGATGGGTATCATTTTTTACTACAATGATTCCATTTATCATTATCTTCATTTTATTCTTCTTCTTACTTAACCAAGCTCAAGGCGGTGGAAGCCGTGTCATGAACTTTGGAAAGAGTAAGGCTAAGCTCTATAACGAAGAAAAGAAAAAAGTTCGTTTTAAAGATGTGGCAGGTGCCGATGAGGAAAAGGCAGAACTAGTAGAGGTTGTTGACTTCCTAAAAGACCCTCGAAAATTTGCTGAAGTGGGAGCAAGAATTCCTAAAGGGATTTTGCTTGTTGGACCTCCAGGTACAGGTAAAACATTATTAGCAAGAGCAGCTGCAGGAGAAGCTGGAGTTCCATTCTTCTCTATCAGTGGTTCAGACTTTGTTGAAATGTTTGTCGGGGTCGGTGCATCCCGTGTTCGTGACTTATTTGAAAATGCTAAGAAAAATGCGCCTTGTATCATTTTCATAGATGAAATTGATGCGGTAGGTCGTCAGCGTGGTGCTGGTTTGGGTGGCGGTCACGATGAACGTGAACAAACGCTAAACCAATTGCTTGTTGAAATGGATGGCTTTGGTGCCAATGAAGGAATTATCATCATTGCTGCTACAAATAGACCGGATATCTTAGATCCAGCCCTACTTAGACCAGGTCGTTTTGACCGTCAAATTACAGTAGATAGACCTGACTTAAAAGGTCGTGAAGAGGTCTTAAAAGTTCATGCTAGAAACAAGCCGCTTGACGATTCGATTGATTTAAAATCAATTGCAACCCGTACACCAGGGTTCTCAGGTGCTGACTTAGAAAACTTACTTAACGAAGCCGCTTTAGTTGCAGCTCGCCGTGATAAAAAGAAAATCGATATGTCTGATATTGATGAAGCAACAGACCGTGTTATTGCGGGACCTGCTAAGAAAAGCAGAGTTATTTCTGAAAAAGAAAGAAAAATTGTTGCATTCCATGAAGGTGGGCATACCATTATCGGTATTGTATTAGATGAAGCTGATGTAGTCCATAAAGTTACAATTGTTCCTCGTGGCCAAGCTGGTGGATATGCTGTTATGCTTCCAAAAGAAGATCGATACTTTATGACCAAACCAGAACTTCTTGATAAAATTACAGGACTACTTGGTGGTCGAGTTGCCGAGGAGATTGTATTTGGTGAAGTAAGTACAGGTGCTCATAACGACTTCCAACGTGCGACTGGTATTGCTAGAAGAATGGTTACTGAGTTTGGTATGAGTGATAAATTAGGACCACTTCAATTCGGTCAAGGACAAGGTGGAAATGTCTTCTTAGGAAGAGATTTCAACAATGATCAAAACTATTCTGACGCGATTGCGTATGAAATCGACTTAGAAATTCAACGTATCATTAAAGAATGTTATGAAAGAGCTAGGAAGATTCTAACGGAAAACCGTGATAAATTAGACTTAGTTGCTAACACTTTGTTAGAGGTTGAGACATTAGATGCTGAACAAATTAAGCATTTAGTAGATCATGGTTCACTTCCAGATCGTTCGAAGCCACAAGATGATGTGGTCGTTAACATCAACAAGAAAGATGATTCTACAGAAGAAGAAAAAACTTCTGAAGATGAAGAAAATAAATAA